The window GATCTCGAGTTTCTTCGCGTCCTTTTCGATCGCCGCCTTTTCCTCGTCATATTTTTTTATCTTTTTGGAATACGCTTCTATCTTTTTTTCATATTCCTCTGCGAGAGGTTTTTGAAGTTTTGGGCCCAACGCTTTCTCTTCGAGTTCAAGTTTCTCCCTCTGGAGTTCATAGAGATAGCCCTTAATGCTCTTCGACTGATAGTAGGCCCACTGATCGGACGCCTGGGTTTGTGCGAGAACCGACCTCGTCGAGAACCCTCCCCCCTTGAACGTAGAGAGCGTCGCACAGACAGCAAGGATTACCGTTGTGAGGGCCAGATAGTTTAACCATCGTTCTTTCTGTTCTTCCGCCATATCTTCTCCTCCCCGTAAAATGCTGCTATGATACCATGTCCCTGGGAAGAAGCGCGGGGCCTGAGACATTTCGGCTATGCGACGTCTTGTCTTTTACCGGGGATGTCAATTAGAATTATACTGTATCGAGTTTGATGCTACGGACACCTTTGTCGGAGATGCCCATGTCAAAGATAACTACCCTGCAGCAGGCGAAAGAGAAGAAGGACACCTTCATAAAGCAGATATTCTCGACCGTGTCACCCTACATAGACCCGCTCGACACGGCTTTCAGTTTCGGGCTCTGCCACGTATGGAGGAGAAGGCTCGTTTCCGGCATCGGGAAGGGGGAGAGGGTCCTCGACCTCTGCACCGGCACGGGGGAACTGGCCTTTCGCATCGCAAGACGCGTCGGGGAGAGCGGTTCGGTCGTCGGGCTCGATTTCTGCGATGACATGCTCAACCGCGCAAGGGAAAAGATGGACCCCCGACTCAAGAACGTCTCCTTCGTCCTCTCCGATGCGAAGGATCTCGCATTCCCTGATAATTCCTTCGATGCCGTGACCGTCTCCTTCGGGATACGCAACGTGCCTGATACCGTTGCGGTACTGAACGCGGTTCGGAGAGTCCTCCGCCCGGGCGGTAAATTCTTCTGCCTTGAACTGACGACTCCCGGAAACCGCTGGCTCCTGCCGCTCTACAGATTGTATACCTTTAAGATCATGCCTTCGGTCGCGCGGATCATTACGCGCTCATCCCTTCCCTATACCTACCTGCCGAAGTCTATCGAGACCTTTTATCCTCCCGAAGAATTCAAGCA is drawn from Thermodesulfovibrionales bacterium and contains these coding sequences:
- the ubiE gene encoding bifunctional demethylmenaquinone methyltransferase/2-methoxy-6-polyprenyl-1,4-benzoquinol methylase UbiE, which produces MSKITTLQQAKEKKDTFIKQIFSTVSPYIDPLDTAFSFGLCHVWRRRLVSGIGKGERVLDLCTGTGELAFRIARRVGESGSVVGLDFCDDMLNRAREKMDPRLKNVSFVLSDAKDLAFPDNSFDAVTVSFGIRNVPDTVAVLNAVRRVLRPGGKFFCLELTTPGNRWLLPLYRLYTFKIMPSVARIITRSSLPYTYLPKSIETFYPPEEFKHMMEKCGFTKVKARPMSLGAATLYEAVKA
- a CDS encoding DUF4337 domain-containing protein; the encoded protein is MAEEQKERWLNYLALTTVILAVCATLSTFKGGGFSTRSVLAQTQASDQWAYYQSKSIKGYLYELQREKLELEEKALGPKLQKPLAEEYEKKIEAYSKKIKKYDEEKAAIEKDAKKLEITREDAQSHSQIFGMAVIFLQIAILLSSIAALLKKRPVWIAGLVTGLVGIFYFANGFFLFLK